The Pseudarthrobacter sulfonivorans genome includes a window with the following:
- a CDS encoding ATP-binding cassette domain-containing protein, with protein MTASQLESAGTELRQPILQARNLVKTFGRVVGLDGVSLDLYPGEVLAIIGDNGAGKSTLIKCLTGAEIPDSGELFVSGQPVHFKRPQDARVHGIETVYQNLAVSPALDVASNLFLGREERRAGLLGSVFRMLDTKGMRVKAKQELTRLGISTLQDVTVPVENLSGGQRQAVAVARAAAFGSKVVVLDEPTAALGVRESNQVLQLVRDLRDRGLPVILISHNMPHVFDVADRIHIQRLGKCAATITPQSHTMTDAVAIMTGAATA; from the coding sequence ATGACCGCGTCCCAGCTGGAATCCGCCGGCACGGAACTCCGCCAGCCCATCCTGCAGGCCAGGAACCTCGTCAAGACCTTCGGCCGGGTGGTGGGGCTCGACGGCGTCAGCCTGGACCTCTACCCGGGCGAAGTCCTGGCGATCATCGGCGACAACGGGGCGGGAAAATCCACCCTGATCAAGTGCCTCACCGGGGCCGAGATTCCCGATTCCGGCGAGCTCTTTGTGTCCGGCCAACCGGTCCACTTCAAGCGCCCGCAGGACGCCCGCGTCCACGGCATCGAAACCGTCTACCAGAACCTGGCCGTATCCCCGGCCCTGGACGTCGCCTCCAACCTGTTCCTGGGCCGGGAGGAACGGCGTGCGGGACTCCTCGGGAGCGTGTTCCGGATGCTGGACACCAAAGGCATGCGCGTGAAGGCCAAACAGGAGCTGACCCGGCTCGGCATTTCCACGCTCCAGGACGTGACAGTGCCGGTGGAGAACCTCTCCGGCGGCCAGCGCCAGGCTGTCGCCGTGGCCCGCGCCGCGGCCTTCGGTTCAAAGGTTGTGGTGCTGGATGAGCCGACGGCGGCCCTGGGCGTCCGGGAGTCCAACCAGGTCCTGCAGTTGGTCAGGGATCTCCGGGACCGGGGACTGCCCGTCATCCTGATCAGCCACAACATGCCGCACGTGTTCGACGTGGCGGACCGGATCCACATCCAGCGCCTCGGCAAGTGCGCGGCCACCATCACGCCGCAGTCCCACACCATGACCGATGCAGTTGCGATCATGACCGGCGCAGCCACCGCCTGA